The following proteins come from a genomic window of Sulfolobales archaeon:
- a CDS encoding iron ABC transporter permease: MRSSSECGKLLSILSKFFLLLTLTFILFFILIFYGPVYIEPSRILKDFIWGNSLTDSEKIIIYSRRIPVALGALASGCLLGLSGFLYQLLLRNPMGDPYVMGVASISYLSLVSLAYISIAIGSFFIYMSLLAPIVVLISSLVYTAILSIISYRLTVLQLLLVGISLGFASSGISLLLLSRLPPDVSGYLYLALMGSFDGVDPNGSRILMVSITISLVLSLMLSLKHLDPMILGEEYAKSLGINVGFIRAFISLLAGSSAAITVAYVGVIGFIGFASPHIARIIFRSGRSLILVPASCLVGGLLALLTSLGIRAVFQGGSVPVTAVTSIFGAPLLIYMVARLRGEYSW; the protein is encoded by the coding sequence TTGAGAAGCTCGAGTGAGTGTGGCAAATTGCTTAGTATATTATCAAAGTTTTTCTTACTATTAACACTAACGTTTATATTATTTTTTATATTGATATTCTATGGACCCGTATATATTGAGCCTTCGAGAATCCTAAAAGATTTCATCTGGGGAAACTCCCTTACAGATAGTGAGAAGATTATTATATATAGCAGGCGAATCCCTGTAGCCCTTGGAGCCCTTGCCTCGGGATGCCTTTTAGGTCTCTCAGGTTTTCTCTACCAGCTTCTCTTGAGAAACCCTATGGGAGATCCGTATGTTATGGGTGTTGCATCGATCTCGTATCTCTCTCTAGTTTCTCTAGCTTATATCTCTATAGCTATAGGATCTTTCTTCATATACATGTCACTGCTAGCTCCTATAGTTGTGCTGATCTCCTCCCTTGTATATACGGCTATTCTAAGCATTATCTCCTATAGGCTTACAGTGCTTCAGCTTCTCCTTGTAGGTATATCTTTGGGCTTTGCATCATCCGGGATCTCATTGTTACTACTATCTAGGCTTCCCCCTGATGTGTCCGGTTATTTATATCTAGCTCTTATGGGTAGCTTCGATGGTGTAGATCCTAACGGATCTAGGATTCTCATGGTATCTATAACCATCTCACTTGTACTATCTCTAATGCTCTCTTTAAAGCATCTAGACCCCATGATCCTTGGTGAGGAGTACGCGAAATCCCTGGGGATAAATGTAGGCTTTATAAGGGCGTTTATAAGTCTCCTAGCTGGTTCATCTGCAGCTATAACAGTTGCATATGTAGGGGTAATAGGTTTTATAGGCTTTGCCTCACCCCATATAGCTAGGATTATCTTTAGATCTGGGAGGAGCTTGATACTTGTGCCAGCATCATGCCTAGTAGGAGGCTTGCTAGCGCTTCTAACCAGCCTAGGTATAAGGGCTGTCTTCCAGGGAGGCTCTGTGCCTGTGACAGCAGTAACAAGTATATTTGGAGCCCCCCTTTTGATCTACATGGTGGCTAGGCTAAGAGGTGAGTATTCGTGGTAA
- a CDS encoding ABC transporter substrate-binding protein translates to MVSSSKILGVGVIIAIAISIISTVYMISAVRGLGESINSVRSDINSLSQNISQDISRISRTVESSLTSIGYLNASIRSIEASLRDLNNSVVDINRSIAFLSEILSASSEPHVTVKYARLFQVTYDGPVKVVRDAEGQTILLIPRSISSQKALINTYISKYSPQLIIYTPVERVILMSATQVAMLLRLEEECRVDLINKTVLGIMWGKMYTWYIPKIAYMLERGLLKDFGWADNPNVEEIVASKPDLVVIYTYAGSPVFRSLKSAGLPVVVDNEYLEQSLLGRFEWIKFLALFYNLDGCAETIFNRVENLIYSLRSSMVNAAPTESQRPIVAWFNVFRGRIYAASPSSYVVDAINLAGGRYAFIDIPYGAVSQEIIIARSSSIDVLIYSTSKDYGPKSVEELIRAVPFIADLKAVKEKRVYVFAPTYWQLGTAYPEDIMRDLMKILYPGLQDLRDWNLKFFEKLE, encoded by the coding sequence GTTATAATAGCAATAGCTATTTCAATAATATCTACAGTATATATGATCTCAGCGGTTAGAGGGCTTGGAGAGAGTATTAATAGTGTGAGGAGTGATATAAATAGCCTTTCCCAAAATATATCACAGGATATCTCTAGAATTTCTAGAACTGTTGAGAGCTCCCTAACATCTATAGGGTATCTAAACGCGTCTATAAGATCTATTGAGGCTAGCCTAAGAGATCTTAATAATAGTGTTGTTGATATAAATAGATCTATAGCTTTTCTGAGCGAGATCCTCAGCGCCTCCTCCGAACCCCATGTAACCGTTAAATATGCAAGGCTCTTCCAAGTTACATATGACGGCCCTGTGAAGGTTGTTAGAGATGCCGAGGGACAGACGATTCTTCTGATCCCAAGATCTATATCGTCTCAAAAGGCTCTAATAAATACATATATTTCTAAATATTCTCCTCAGCTAATCATCTATACCCCTGTTGAAAGGGTGATCCTTATGTCGGCTACCCAAGTAGCTATGCTGCTAAGGCTTGAAGAAGAATGTAGGGTTGATCTAATTAATAAAACTGTTCTTGGGATCATGTGGGGTAAGATGTATACATGGTATATACCCAAGATAGCATATATGCTCGAGAGAGGCCTATTAAAAGACTTTGGCTGGGCTGATAACCCCAATGTTGAGGAGATAGTAGCGTCTAAACCAGATCTCGTGGTTATATATACCTATGCAGGCTCCCCAGTATTTAGATCTCTTAAGAGCGCGGGCCTTCCAGTAGTTGTTGATAATGAATATCTCGAGCAATCTCTTCTCGGCAGATTCGAGTGGATCAAGTTCCTAGCCCTCTTCTATAACCTAGATGGATGTGCAGAAACCATATTTAATCGGGTTGAGAATCTCATTTACAGCCTCAGATCTTCTATGGTTAATGCGGCACCAACAGAGTCTCAAAGACCTATAGTAGCTTGGTTCAACGTATTTAGAGGACGTATATATGCTGCATCACCATCCAGCTATGTTGTTGATGCTATAAATCTAGCTGGGGGTAGATATGCATTTATAGATATACCATACGGCGCAGTTTCCCAGGAGATCATAATCGCTAGATCCTCTTCCATAGATGTACTTATATATTCAACCTCAAAGGACTATGGTCCTAAAAGTGTTGAGGAGCTTATAAGGGCCGTGCCCTTCATCGCAGATCTAAAGGCTGTTAAGGAGAAGAGGGTATATGTATTTGCTCCAACGTATTGGCAGCTGGGGACAGCTTATCCTGAGGATATTATGAGGGATCTCATGAAGATCCTATATCCGGGGCTACAGGATCTTAGGGATTGGAATCTAAAGTTCTTTGAGAAGCTCGAGTGA